One segment of Paenibacillus sp. FSL R7-0337 DNA contains the following:
- a CDS encoding DUF2075 domain-containing protein, whose product MTRGTKGCYIYCVDPHLKAYLQRRLALQGAVVGLG is encoded by the coding sequence ATGACCCGGGGGACGAAGGGGTGTTACATTTACTGTGTTGATCCTCATCTGAAGGCGTACTTGCAGAGGCGGTTGGCTTTGCAGGGGGCGGTGGTGGGTTTGGGGTG